Genomic DNA from bacterium:
CGGCCCGTGCGAACTACCGGTCCCAGATGTTGTATTTCAGGATGGCATGAAGGACGACGAACCCGTCCTTCCAGGTGATCTTCTTCCCTTCCGCGTAGTCCCGCCCGTAGTAGGAGATCGGCACCTCGTAGAAGCGACACTTGAACCGCGCGAGGCGCGCCGTGATCTCCGGGTCGAAGCCGAAGCGCTCCGACTTCAGCACGATGCGCCGCGCGTACTCCGCGCGGAAGACCTTGTAGCAGGTCTCCATGTCCGTGAGGTTGAGGTTCGTGAAGACGTTCGAGACGAGCGTGAGGAAGCGGTTTGCCGCGAAGTGCCAGAACATGTGCGTCCGGTGCGGCCCCCCAAGGAAGCGCGACCCGTAGACGACGTCGGCGCGACCCGCCTGGATCGGGGCGATGAGCGCCGCGTAGT
This window encodes:
- a CDS encoding glycosyltransferase family 2 protein, with translation MKLSIVIPVYNERVFFPQLLEQVRAVPIAKEIIVVEDCSTDGTRDFVRELQSAGGWPGDELNELRVALHERNQGKGAAIRTGLGMVAGDVVIIQDADLEYDPRDYAALIAPIQAGRADVVYGSRFLGGPHRTHMFWHFAANRFLTLVSNVFTNLNLTDMETCYKVFRAEYARRIVLKSERFGFDPEITARLARFKCRFYEVPISYYGRDYAEGKKITWKDGFVVLHAILKYNIWDR